From the Prosthecobacter dejongeii genome, one window contains:
- a CDS encoding protein adenylyltransferase SelO — protein MNESPPPFADAGWRLEHSYAQLPTLFHSLAKPTSVASPRLTIFNQDLAQELGLNAEVLDRPEAAALFTGNELPPGAYPIAQAYAGHQFGKFTTLGDGRAILLGEQITPSGARFDIQLKGPGPTRYSRRGDGRAALGPMLREYIISEAMYALRIPTTRSLAVATTGEAVYRPQPLPGAVLTRVAASHIRVGTFEWAAAHQNKAALKALADYTLARHDPALVGEESPYLAWLHSIIGRQASLIAQWLHVGFIHGVMNTDNMALSGETIDYGPCAFMDAYDPGTVFSSIDHHGRYAYGNQAPIAQWNLARLAEALLPLLHPEEKQAIEQANAALESFRSRFDTAWLAGMRKKLGIFNEEAEDKALADALLSWMQEQEADYTQTFCALSSRDGVKSHLTNDASFSDWLAQWKARLTRQPQSAADVTPLMQAHNPAFIPRNHKVEEALTAAMQNEDLSVMQRLLQVLAKPYDHSVDLPEYSQPQPAEDYQTFCGT, from the coding sequence ATGAACGAGTCTCCCCCTCCTTTTGCCGACGCTGGCTGGCGTCTGGAGCACAGCTATGCACAGCTACCCACGCTGTTCCATTCCCTGGCTAAGCCGACCTCCGTCGCCTCGCCACGCCTAACCATCTTTAATCAGGACTTAGCACAAGAGCTGGGATTGAATGCCGAGGTGCTGGACCGGCCTGAAGCTGCCGCCCTTTTCACTGGAAATGAATTACCTCCAGGTGCCTACCCCATCGCCCAAGCGTATGCTGGCCATCAGTTTGGCAAGTTCACCACGCTGGGAGATGGACGGGCCATTTTGTTAGGCGAGCAAATCACGCCGAGCGGGGCGCGGTTCGACATCCAGCTTAAAGGCCCGGGCCCCACTCGCTATTCCCGCCGGGGAGATGGCCGCGCGGCCCTGGGGCCTATGCTGCGTGAATACATCATCAGCGAGGCCATGTACGCGCTGCGTATCCCCACCACCCGCAGTCTGGCCGTGGCGACGACGGGTGAGGCGGTGTATCGCCCCCAGCCTTTACCGGGGGCCGTTCTCACGCGTGTCGCAGCCAGTCACATCCGGGTAGGCACCTTTGAGTGGGCAGCGGCGCATCAGAACAAAGCTGCGTTAAAAGCCCTGGCTGACTATACACTGGCGCGGCATGATCCTGCGCTGGTGGGGGAGGAGTCACCTTACCTCGCATGGCTGCATTCCATCATCGGGCGGCAGGCCTCGCTCATCGCCCAGTGGCTGCATGTGGGCTTCATCCATGGGGTGATGAATACGGACAACATGGCCCTCTCAGGCGAGACGATTGACTATGGTCCCTGTGCCTTCATGGATGCGTATGATCCTGGCACGGTCTTCAGTTCCATTGATCATCATGGCCGGTATGCCTATGGCAATCAGGCCCCCATCGCCCAATGGAATCTGGCCCGGCTAGCAGAGGCACTTTTACCCCTGCTGCACCCTGAGGAAAAGCAGGCCATCGAACAGGCCAATGCCGCACTAGAGAGCTTCCGCAGTCGTTTTGATACAGCCTGGCTCGCCGGCATGAGAAAGAAACTAGGCATCTTCAATGAAGAAGCCGAAGACAAGGCCCTGGCGGATGCCCTGCTGAGCTGGATGCAGGAACAGGAAGCGGATTACACCCAGACCTTCTGCGCTCTTTCCTCCAGGGATGGGGTGAAAAGCCATCTAACTAATGATGCATCCTTTTCAGACTGGCTGGCCCAATGGAAAGCGCGGTTAACTCGCCAGCCACAATCTGCCGCTGATGTAACGCCCCTGATGCAAGCGCATAACCCCGCCTTCATCCCGCGCAATCACAAGGTGGAAGAGGCCCTCACAGCCGCCATGCAAAACGAGGACCTCAGCGTGATGCAGCGACTGCTCCAGGTGCTGGCGAAGCCCTATGATCACAGCGTGGACCTGCCAGAGTACAGCCAGCCGCAGCCAGCGGAGGATTACCAAACCTTTTGCGGCACCTAA
- a CDS encoding AAA family ATPase, with amino-acid sequence MSPEKFTVKLQEAFNASQSVATRHGHQEVKPAHLLSALLDQEGGLTKPLLEKAAVNPEKAAQLPEQLSQLLNRQPKVTGATGSLYLSSEFRDLMTKAEDEQKKLKDDFLSVEHILLALFKTKSEVSDLLKQAGLTYETVSKALAAVRGSQRVVDQDPEGKYQTLEKYGTDLTARAKQGKIDPVIGRDEEIRRVMQVLSRRTKNNPVLIGEPGVGKTAIAEGLARRIVAGDVPDSLKGKRLISMDLGGMMAGAKFRGEFEERLKAFLKEVTSSEGEIILFIDELHTIVGAGKAEGAMDAGNLLKPQLARGELRCIGATTLDEYRKYIEKDPALERRFQPVLVGEPSVEDTIAILRGLKERYEVHHGVRIQDGAIIAAATLSNRYITDRFLPDKAIDLVDEAASRIKIELDSMPTEIDVIERQVMQGEMERQVLKKEKDPASKTRLEKLEKEIADLKEQSSALKAQWLKEKETVDAGRKVKEEIDRLRTELEQAQRRGDFGRAGEIQYGLIPDLEKKLASSSRSDALVAYPGASGAPAAQSPSSSPYTYFDPEAKIDSVRSGNLPHWRQDGSVYFVTWRTADSMPEERVSQWLSERREWLNQHPEPHNEAEKAEYTDLFSRRWEKWLDESHGACVLARPEIRQIVEEVIRNRDGIDYTLEALVVMPNHVHVLVWPQPGHSLSDIVQAWKSITSRRINEELGQSGTFWQKESYDHIVRGLGSLQRLRDYIAENPRQLTGAKPPVWLRGEGATGTGSSGGGAASTPLLREEVTEDDIARVVANWTGIPVSRLQEGERSKLAKMEERLADRVIGQRDAIVAVSNAVRRARAGIQDENRPIGSFLFLGPTGVGKTELCKALAEFLFDDENAMTRIDMSEYMEKHSVSRLIGAPPGYVGYDEGGQLTEAVRRRPYSVVLFDEVEKAHPDVFNSLLQVLDDGRITDGQGRTVDFKNTVIIMTSNIGSNAIQDVTNAEQRDALVRESLKQFFRPEFLNRIDEIVIFDRLDAAQLDKIVKIQLQRVITRLAKQNIHLTVTDDTTRYLADAGFDPVFGARPLKRAIQKHLLDPLSLAVLEGGFKDGDVITATMKDGKPVFEKA; translated from the coding sequence ATGTCTCCTGAAAAATTTACCGTTAAGCTCCAAGAGGCCTTCAATGCCTCGCAGTCTGTGGCCACGCGCCATGGGCATCAAGAAGTCAAACCTGCCCATCTCCTGTCCGCCCTGCTGGACCAGGAAGGGGGCCTCACCAAGCCGTTGCTGGAAAAGGCAGCGGTCAATCCTGAAAAGGCCGCCCAGTTGCCCGAGCAACTGAGTCAACTGCTGAACCGCCAACCCAAGGTCACGGGAGCGACCGGCAGTCTTTACTTGTCCAGCGAGTTCCGCGACCTCATGACCAAGGCGGAAGATGAGCAGAAGAAACTCAAGGACGATTTCCTGAGTGTGGAGCACATCCTCCTGGCTCTGTTCAAGACCAAGTCTGAGGTGTCTGACCTGCTGAAGCAGGCAGGCCTCACTTACGAAACCGTTTCCAAAGCCCTCGCCGCCGTGCGTGGCAGCCAGCGCGTGGTGGACCAAGACCCGGAAGGCAAGTACCAGACCCTGGAAAAATACGGCACGGACCTCACCGCCCGTGCGAAACAGGGCAAGATTGATCCGGTCATCGGTCGCGATGAAGAGATTCGCCGCGTGATGCAGGTGCTGAGCCGCCGCACCAAAAACAATCCCGTCCTCATCGGTGAACCGGGTGTGGGTAAGACGGCCATCGCCGAAGGCCTGGCCCGCCGCATCGTCGCCGGGGACGTGCCAGATTCTCTCAAAGGCAAACGCCTCATCAGCATGGACCTGGGCGGCATGATGGCCGGGGCCAAGTTCCGTGGCGAGTTCGAGGAACGTTTGAAAGCCTTCCTCAAAGAAGTGACCAGCAGTGAGGGGGAAATCATCCTTTTCATTGATGAGCTGCACACCATCGTGGGTGCAGGCAAGGCGGAAGGGGCCATGGATGCGGGCAACCTGCTGAAGCCGCAATTGGCCCGTGGGGAGCTGCGCTGCATCGGCGCGACCACGCTGGATGAATACCGCAAATACATCGAAAAGGACCCAGCCCTGGAGCGTCGCTTTCAACCGGTGCTGGTGGGTGAGCCGAGCGTGGAAGACACCATCGCCATCCTGCGTGGTTTAAAGGAACGTTATGAGGTGCACCACGGCGTGCGTATTCAGGACGGGGCCATCATCGCTGCCGCCACGCTGAGCAACCGCTACATCACGGATCGCTTCCTGCCAGACAAGGCCATTGACCTGGTGGATGAAGCGGCGAGCCGCATCAAGATCGAGCTGGACTCCATGCCCACGGAGATTGACGTCATCGAGCGCCAAGTCATGCAAGGGGAGATGGAGCGTCAGGTTTTGAAAAAGGAAAAAGATCCTGCCAGCAAGACCCGCCTGGAAAAGCTGGAGAAGGAAATCGCCGATCTCAAAGAGCAATCCTCCGCCCTGAAAGCCCAGTGGCTGAAGGAGAAGGAAACCGTGGATGCGGGCCGGAAGGTGAAGGAGGAGATTGATCGCCTGCGCACGGAACTGGAACAAGCCCAACGTCGAGGCGACTTCGGTCGTGCCGGAGAGATCCAGTATGGTCTCATTCCAGACCTGGAGAAGAAGCTGGCGAGCAGCAGTAGAAGCGACGCCCTCGTCGCTTACCCCGGTGCCAGCGGCGCCCCCGCCGCTCAAAGCCCCTCCTCATCCCCCTACACCTACTTCGACCCCGAAGCCAAAATAGACAGCGTGCGCAGTGGCAACCTGCCGCATTGGCGGCAGGACGGAAGCGTGTATTTCGTCACGTGGCGGACGGCGGATTCCATGCCGGAAGAACGCGTCAGCCAGTGGCTGAGCGAACGCCGGGAGTGGCTAAACCAGCACCCCGAACCACACAACGAAGCGGAGAAGGCTGAATACACCGATCTCTTTTCCCGACGGTGGGAAAAATGGCTGGATGAAAGCCATGGAGCCTGCGTTTTGGCCCGCCCAGAGATCCGCCAAATCGTGGAGGAAGTGATCCGCAACCGCGATGGCATTGACTACACCCTGGAGGCTCTGGTGGTGATGCCTAACCATGTGCATGTTCTCGTTTGGCCACAGCCTGGACACTCGTTGAGCGATATTGTGCAAGCGTGGAAAAGTATCACCTCACGACGCATCAATGAAGAACTCGGCCAGAGCGGCACTTTCTGGCAAAAGGAGAGTTATGACCACATTGTCCGGGGCCTCGGTTCCCTCCAGCGGCTTCGCGATTACATTGCGGAAAATCCGCGTCAGCTCACGGGTGCAAAGCCACCCGTATGGCTGCGTGGCGAGGGCGCCACGGGCACCGGAAGCAGCGGCGGGGGCGCCGCTTCTACCCCCTTACTTCGCGAAGAAGTCACCGAAGATGACATCGCGCGCGTAGTGGCGAACTGGACGGGTATTCCCGTCTCCCGCCTGCAAGAGGGCGAGCGGTCCAAGCTGGCGAAAATGGAGGAACGCTTGGCTGACCGTGTGATCGGCCAGCGGGATGCCATCGTGGCCGTCTCCAATGCCGTGCGACGTGCGCGTGCGGGCATCCAGGATGAGAACCGCCCCATCGGCAGTTTCCTTTTCTTAGGCCCCACAGGCGTGGGCAAGACCGAGCTGTGCAAGGCCCTGGCCGAGTTTCTCTTTGACGATGAAAACGCCATGACCCGCATTGACATGAGCGAGTACATGGAGAAGCACAGCGTCAGCCGTTTGATCGGGGCACCTCCCGGTTACGTCGGTTATGATGAAGGCGGCCAGCTCACCGAGGCCGTGCGACGCCGACCTTACAGCGTGGTGTTGTTTGACGAAGTGGAAAAGGCCCACCCGGATGTCTTCAACAGCCTACTGCAAGTGCTGGACGATGGCCGCATCACTGATGGTCAGGGCCGCACCGTGGACTTCAAAAACACGGTAATCATCATGACCAGCAACATCGGCAGCAACGCCATTCAGGACGTGACCAATGCCGAGCAACGAGACGCCCTGGTGCGAGAATCGCTGAAGCAATTCTTCCGGCCAGAGTTTCTCAACCGCATTGATGAAATCGTTATCTTTGATCGGCTCGATGCAGCCCAGCTCGACAAGATCGTGAAGATCCAGCTCCAACGCGTGATCACTCGTTTGGCCAAGCAAAACATCCACCTCACCGTCACGGATGACACCACCCGCTATCTGGCGGATGCTGGGTTTGATCCCGTGTTTGGAGCTCGTCCACTGAAGCGCGCCATCCAGAAACACCTGCTGGATCCGCTCAGCCTGGCCGTGCTGGAGGGCGGCTTTAAAGATGGCGATGTCATCACCGCCACGATGAAGGACGGGAAGCCTGTGTTTGAGAAAGCCTAA
- a CDS encoding lipocalin family protein produces the protein MKHPPLKTVAHVDLPRYMGDWYVFAHIPYSLEKGKVGTLDRYAPRPDGKMDNIFLFRKGTLDAPLQQWKGKAWVHNKETNAEWRVQLLWPFRIPYLIIDLDPDYQWSVIGYPNRKLAWVLSRKPSLDEATYQGILKRLEAQGYDRTKLVKVPQNLH, from the coding sequence GTGAAACACCCCCCACTCAAAACCGTCGCCCACGTGGATCTGCCGCGTTACATGGGGGATTGGTATGTCTTTGCCCACATTCCCTACTCGCTTGAAAAAGGCAAGGTGGGCACGCTTGACCGTTACGCACCGAGGCCGGATGGGAAGATGGACAACATCTTTCTCTTTCGCAAAGGCACCCTCGATGCCCCGCTCCAGCAGTGGAAAGGCAAGGCCTGGGTGCATAACAAAGAAACGAATGCTGAATGGCGCGTGCAGCTCCTGTGGCCCTTTCGTATCCCCTACTTGATCATTGATTTGGACCCCGATTATCAATGGAGCGTCATTGGTTATCCCAATCGCAAACTGGCCTGGGTGCTGAGTCGAAAACCCAGCCTGGATGAAGCCACCTACCAGGGTATTCTCAAACGTCTCGAAGCCCAGGGTTATGACCGCACGAAGCTGGTGAAGGTGCCACAAAATCTCCACTGA